The window cattaaaattattgaagatgaaaaatagttcaattgcatatatcaataactcattacagggcactgtaatttactcattaatatgtcaatattccattcttcatatcaattttagtgatatctcttactgtaaattactgtaaatcaaacagtggtttgtccagcaaacggccatAAGATTAACTtataaattttcaataaagttatcacttcttataattcaaggaaaaatattctctggccatgaaaacattatcttatcattatgataaatttagttactaaaagtaaagcttgtagctagatcaggcatctcattgactcgtaatgtgagcggttcagaggcaatcatgaatatatattggtctttaataattgaactaataatacatcaaactacaaatcacacagagtaaatactactagctaatactaaatattgtagaaacataattttctgtaaagttgctttgtaacgatttgttttgtaaaaagcgctatacaaataaacttgaattgaattgaattgaattgaaaacttgaaaaatacgcgtacgacaatacagacagtaaactttgtacaagacataacggaatccaaatgagggagagagagagagagagagagagaatgaatgagagagaaaggggCGATAGGGAGGTGAGAGAGAAAGcgtgatcacagaatgagctcagttatgcaaactcacagacagtaacccttgaaagcgaacaacgaatcaaatcaagacaaactttaagcagcatttaaatctccatagaaaaattATACTTGCAAGTGTCCAGCGTGTGTGAGCATTGTATTTTGAGACCAGCGTGCGGGTTCTCTCGTGTCTCAATGGGAATGGAAgctcccgaaggagccatgagaacggcTGTCCTCTCAGCCTCCGTTCTGAGAGGGAGGGTGATAGGAGGGCGGCCCAATAGGAGGGCGGCCCAAGGCCACGCAGAAGGACGAGCCGGGTCCGAGGCGTGGAAGCGAAGAAGCAGTAAGAGTGAGAGAGGGCAGAACTTCCtgggtcagctcttatggcttgagatggttcacgcctctgttcgcgtgaacaaccaatgaacattcacgatctgaagcgggaaaaagttcctttgtctctgtggaaacacccaccctaataaTTTAGGGCTTATCAGATATCAGCAGTGATATTCcagcaagtttgtaattccagattaataaattttacacaccttttatacaggtggatagttgggtcacaacatgacaattccaaaaacaccaaacagtacatatataactgatagaaacacgaagttacattcaaatgcagaattacacagaTTTAACGTTTGATTAATACAAAAAACTGCAGATGCTCCAATTTATACAGGGAAACATCTACTGCACAAAAAAAAGGTAATACTCTatacatttagactacatttgagtacattttaccattctttttcCTAAGAGTTAGCTTCCCTGTCCTGTTTGTtaggtcataaagttttacgacctggtcaggagtagAGTTACAGAAACATGACTCTATTTGAGAACcttaaaatgaggagaaacatttccaattcataggatagcaacttatactcttcacataacaaagattaaccattttatgcaacgcgcaaacattttcaaaatacatattattaaggactttattattaagaaaagtttgtgtgtgtgtgttcaggaatgtGGGGGTTTcggctcgcccacgtgactctggtatttcttgtcgtaaataatttaaatccagccaggctggcgccaggccaggccaggcatttagtgtaaaaatgtttaattttatatgcctgaatttaacccatgaatcaatgacctgcatatccgttacagtgatcagtctttaagagaaggaaatagctgggcagtttgatagccaaaTTATAATAGGCCacctaataaaaattataatatttattattattatttaatacattaataggagaatgagcctaatatcatcttgactatcgacagagacatctgcttacgtcgatatctctgactatcgtcggtACATGATACAATCGTCTATCAGCACAACCCTAGTTTggaatctggatatttatcttaaaaaaaaacgcatggattcactacaggggaCCTTTTTTCACCCACCGAGccatgtgagggatgttttattaaagATGCGTGCACttaatttcacattttctgaactgttgacaacaaacaaccGCTTACCCTCATTGAAGGCTttgaagagcaaggacaatatgAATATAACTCCttttggattattctgaaagaagaaagtcacatacacctaggatgcttcgagggtgagtagaagatgggcAAATATTCATtctcaggtgaactaaccctttaacttggCCCTGATTCATTGATTCACATCATGCTTTTGTTGATGACACATACATATCAAAATCATTTCATTCAGGTCAGCAGCCAGTAACAAACACAAATGAGCCAAAAACCGctcttattttaatttcattctgGTTCCGGTGTAAGTTTCAGATGTAATGTGTagtaattttaacaaatttaaccgttaaaaaacttattttgataTGCCGGCGAAAAAAAAAGTGACGAAATTACTAAAACACCCATCACCAATGTGATTGTCTCATGAAAGCGATAGAGATGGAAAACTTCTACCACAGACTGCCATACTGTTAACAATGCATTTCACCTCCATAGCAAAGAAGACCTCATGTTACTTTATAATTGACTAGGTACTAAGTGTTTGGTATGTTTTCATTTCACTTTCAGAAAGCGATTCGTGTCACCACATTCATGCAGCGTCTCCGAGCCTCTGATATGGGATCTTCTGATGGGGCAGCAGAAGGCCAGGGCAAAGGGGTCAGAGTGGATGGATTCGATGGTAAGGGGATACAAACAGACTCAGGCGGCATTTCTACTGTGAGCATGTCCCATGAGGTGTCCGCTGAAAATAAACCTGTGGAGAATCAAGAAGAGGATAAAGCAAGAAACCTAAAAGCAGAAGAGAAAGAAGCAGAGACCCTTGCCAGATCAAACAGCTCTTTAAAAGTACAAGCAGATGAGCCGAACATGAAAGAGTCTACCGAAGGCACTTCTGAAAGGGAGGACAAACCTCTAACAAGAGCGAGCCAGAAAGCAGCACCCTGCCAGCCTAACAAGACATCAGACAACCGAGAGAACAATGTCCCCAAGGAGCCAGAGGCCACAACTGTTGGCAATGTCGAGAAGAAATCATCTTTCCCCGATACTCCAAATCGACGAAAAATGGCTGCCAATCTCTCGATGGATCATGGCTCATGTTCAGATGCCAAAACCAGTACCAAGGAACCACCTCttaaatcagaagaaaaaaaagacacagtCCATGATATGGCCGCAAATAGCTGGTGTCAAACACAGCTCCCAGAAGCAGTTGCAGAGAGGCCAGTGGAAGTAGGGGCGACTTGCGAGGTAAATCCTAAGAGCAGAGAGTCGAAGAAAGGACGAACGGACAAGGGTAGCCAGTCTGTGAAAAACATCCAGTGTACATATGCCAGTTTGGGATCTTCAAGTCTCGGCCATGATAAAACGGTATTTGAGCAGGAGCTGCAAGAGATGGTCCAAGGTGCATCAGGGTTTGCTAGCCCGTACTGTCCAACTTACTCTGTTGGACAGTACGCTGGTTTAGATCCCGGAAGTGGAGCCAGTGCGGATTGGCAAATGGATTGTGTAATCGAACAAATTGAGAAGCAAATGGCTGCCGTGTTAGAGAAGATCGAGGGGGACATGCCTTCGTTGCTGGAGCAGATCAGCGACCATCCCAAGACCCTTCCGAGAGCAAAGAGTGCCAGCTCTTCCCCGTCACCCCGATCTCGCTCATACCATCATTCGACCCCACCGCCCCTTCCCACCACACCTCGCCCAGCAATGCCTTCTCTACCACACCTGACCCTCCCGCCTCCCTCGTACCCACCACCTTCCCCACCAAGTCACATCCAGGGTCACAGCCATCCAACTGCCGATGACGGTAACAGTGATGGCCAGAAGTCTACAAAGCGGTCTGGCCAATCACCAAGGGGAAGTGTATCAGGAAAAGGGTTGTAAATATGCTAAGAGGGTGTGAGCGCTCAAGAATGAAGGAGGTGCACCAAGAACAATAAATCTTTGGGCTATGGATTATGGATCCATGAGTACAGCATACGTTTTAGGGCTGAACAATGATCTTTGGGCTCCAACACAAAGAGCCTTTTTACTGATTGTATGTGATGgatgaaaagcttttttttatgtgtaaagaAGAAAGTAACCGAGCAAACTGAAAATatggaaaattattttgttttattagagaAAACAGTTAAGGTTATTCCACTACAAATGGTTGTAAATGGTTCTGCTCTACACTACAAGATCATAGCGAACACTTTtatgtttccaaaataacaattaaattaaaaactaaattaaaatttaatttatgcttttatccaaagcgacttgcattgAATTCAGGCTAACAactttctcctaacatgtgttccctgggattcgaacccacaaccttgcgcttgctaaagCAATGCGtaaccacttgagctacaggaaactAATACCATACAGTAATTATAATGTAgagtctgaggagggtttggatACGAGAGTTTGTATAACTTGAAAAAGTCACCTTTAAATAAACTTGTTCCCTTAAAGCAAGTTGGCATCCTGCTCTGTTTTGGAGAACCACTGCACATTTGCTCTTCACCACGTACTGAGTTTGAagagtgttattttttttttcacttcatcttGGATTTTTGCTCTGAGACAGTGAAGTTGAAGCAGTGCATCTGTGTACTCTCATCAATCATTTACCTTCTTCAAAACTTCCAATAAGACTATTTCATTTATCTCTCTTATATATGTTCTCGCATTGTACAG is drawn from Carassius auratus strain Wakin unplaced genomic scaffold, ASM336829v1 scaf_tig00215416, whole genome shotgun sequence and contains these coding sequences:
- the LOC113094741 gene encoding caM kinase-like vesicle-associated protein isoform X1, translated to MRVDAVMPFGCLALRDGRSYNSLSDVTDKYEIGQVLKAKEFCELCLVKERQTDKVYVCKKFLKKDGRKVRKAAKNEIMILKMVKHPNILQLIDAFETRKEFFIIQELATGGDVFDWILDQGNYTERDAANVIRQVLEAVAYLHSLNIVHRNLKLENLMYYRESNHNKVVLRDFYLSRFENGSITEPCGTPEYLAPEVVARHRYGRPVDCWAVGVIVYILLSGNPPFYDETEEENTDMHNRIIFCRIVAGEFEFDSPYWDEISPAAKELVCRLMEVDPMLRITAQDALSHGWIAGNGASEKNLKEGVCAQFEKNFAKAKWRELKKAIRVTTFMQRLRASDMGSSDGAAEGQGKGVRVDGFDGKGIQTDSGGISTVSMSHEVSAENKPVENQEEDKARNLKAEEKEAETLARSNSSLKVQADEPNMKESTEGTSEREDKPLTRASQKAAPCQPNKTSDNRENNVPKEPEATTVGNVEKKSSFPDTPNRRKMAANLSMDHGSCSDAKTSTKEPPLKSEEKKDTVHDMAANSWCQTQLPEAVAERPVEVGATCEVNPKSRESKKGRTDKGSQSVKNIQCTYASLGSSSLGHDKTVFEQELQEMVQGASGFASPYCPTYSVGQYAGLDPGSGASADWQMDCVIEQIEKQMAAVLEKIEGDMPSLLEQISDHPKTLPRAKSASSSPSPRSRSYHHSTPPPLPTTPRPAMPSLPHLTLPPPSYPPPSPPSHIQGHSHPTADDGNSDGQKSTKRSGQSPRGSVSGKGL
- the LOC113094741 gene encoding caM kinase-like vesicle-associated protein isoform X2 translates to MPFGCLALRDGRSYNSLSDVTDKYEIGQVLKAKEFCELCLVKERQTDKVYVCKKFLKKDGRKVRKAAKNEIMILKMVKHPNILQLIDAFETRKEFFIIQELATGGDVFDWILDQGNYTERDAANVIRQVLEAVAYLHSLNIVHRNLKLENLMYYRESNHNKVVLRDFYLSRFENGSITEPCGTPEYLAPEVVARHRYGRPVDCWAVGVIVYILLSGNPPFYDETEEENTDMHNRIIFCRIVAGEFEFDSPYWDEISPAAKELVCRLMEVDPMLRITAQDALSHGWIAGNGASEKNLKEGVCAQFEKNFAKAKWRELKKAIRVTTFMQRLRASDMGSSDGAAEGQGKGVRVDGFDGKGIQTDSGGISTVSMSHEVSAENKPVENQEEDKARNLKAEEKEAETLARSNSSLKVQADEPNMKESTEGTSEREDKPLTRASQKAAPCQPNKTSDNRENNVPKEPEATTVGNVEKKSSFPDTPNRRKMAANLSMDHGSCSDAKTSTKEPPLKSEEKKDTVHDMAANSWCQTQLPEAVAERPVEVGATCEVNPKSRESKKGRTDKGSQSVKNIQCTYASLGSSSLGHDKTVFEQELQEMVQGASGFASPYCPTYSVGQYAGLDPGSGASADWQMDCVIEQIEKQMAAVLEKIEGDMPSLLEQISDHPKTLPRAKSASSSPSPRSRSYHHSTPPPLPTTPRPAMPSLPHLTLPPPSYPPPSPPSHIQGHSHPTADDGNSDGQKSTKRSGQSPRGSVSGKGL